A genomic stretch from Actinomycetota bacterium includes:
- a CDS encoding MoaD/ThiS family protein gives MKISVELFGLAKRIIGKKIVEIELKDKNTLKNLTKELVKKYPKLLGTVIKEKTFKTIAPYMFNLDGKQAISDLGYELKEGDRLLLLFATVGG, from the coding sequence TTGAAAATAAGTGTTGAGCTCTTTGGACTTGCAAAACGAATTATTGGAAAAAAAATAGTTGAAATAGAATTAAAAGATAAAAATACCCTCAAAAACTTAACTAAAGAATTAGTGAAAAAATACCCCAAACTTTTAGGAACAGTAATTAAAGAAAAAACCTTTAAAACAATTGCTCCATACATGTTTAATTTAGATGGGAAACAAGCAATAAGCGATTTAGGATATGAATTAAAGGAGGGTGATAGACTGCTTCTATTATTTGCAACTGTTGGTGGTTAA